The proteins below are encoded in one region of uncultured Methanobrevibacter sp.:
- the acs gene encoding acetate--CoA ligase alpha subunit, whose protein sequence is MKDLNKMFKPESVAVIGASNTPGKVGYIIVDNLINDGFKGEIYPVNPKGGEILGKKAYANIKDIPEKVDLAIITIPVKFVNPTVKECGEAGVENMVVITAGFKEVGEEGAKLEAELTALGEEYGINIIGPNSLGITDSHTPLNGSFSQMMPPKGNMAFISQSGAMMVAIIDWSVTSGIGFSKVISLGNKAGVTEIELLQYLADDDETNVIICYLESISDDDDFVRTMRETAHKKPIIVLKSGSSSAGAAAASSHTGALAGSDLAFDTAFHQSGIMRVETMAELFDLGLAFSKAPLPEGDNVAIITNAGGGGVLTVDAMEKAGLNLVQFDEETTAKLKECVTEEGSAKNPIDVLGDAPVIRYKESLELVLGYEDVDSLIVMVCPTASADPDGIAEAIIEEKNKFEKPVIVVNMGGPSFEAANDVLRENGIPTYVFPETAVTALEAMVRFKRLEERTYDDVVEKVDDVDKDAVKAIFDKVKADGRDTLLGSEAYAVAEAYGISAAPIKLSTSADEAASLAEEMEFPVVLKIASDKILHKSDIGGVKVGISSAEEAKATYEEIIANANKAHPDIVPDGVEVQKMMDSGEEVIVGMIRDKQFGPMIAFGMGGIYVNLIEDVSFNLAKGMSSQEIDEQINSTKVSKLLEGYRGEAPCDVEEVKEAIKRVARLTLDFPEISELDINPIFVYEEGSSALDIKIKL, encoded by the coding sequence TAGACTTGGCAATAATTACCATACCAGTTAAATTTGTAAACCCAACTGTCAAGGAATGTGGTGAAGCTGGCGTGGAAAACATGGTTGTTATTACTGCAGGTTTCAAAGAAGTAGGAGAAGAAGGTGCTAAATTAGAAGCTGAATTAACAGCACTTGGTGAAGAATACGGTATAAACATTATTGGACCAAACAGTTTAGGAATAACTGATTCACACACTCCATTAAACGGATCATTTTCACAAATGATGCCACCAAAAGGAAACATGGCATTCATTTCCCAAAGTGGAGCTATGATGGTAGCTATTATCGATTGGAGTGTAACTTCAGGAATTGGATTCAGTAAAGTAATCAGTTTAGGAAACAAAGCTGGTGTAACTGAAATTGAATTATTACAATACTTGGCAGACGATGACGAAACCAATGTAATCATCTGTTACTTAGAATCAATTTCCGATGACGACGACTTCGTAAGAACCATGAGAGAAACAGCTCATAAAAAACCTATTATTGTTCTTAAATCAGGTTCAAGTTCAGCTGGAGCAGCAGCTGCATCTTCACACACAGGTGCACTTGCAGGAAGTGACCTTGCATTCGACACAGCATTCCATCAATCCGGAATTATGCGTGTAGAAACCATGGCTGAATTATTTGACCTAGGTTTAGCATTCTCCAAAGCACCACTTCCAGAAGGAGATAATGTAGCAATTATTACCAACGCTGGTGGTGGAGGAGTATTAACCGTAGATGCAATGGAAAAAGCTGGCTTAAACCTCGTGCAATTTGATGAAGAAACCACTGCAAAACTAAAAGAATGCGTAACTGAAGAAGGAAGTGCTAAAAACCCTATCGATGTATTAGGTGATGCACCAGTAATCAGATACAAAGAATCATTAGAACTTGTTTTAGGTTATGAAGATGTTGACAGTTTAATCGTTATGGTATGTCCAACTGCATCTGCTGACCCTGATGGAATTGCAGAAGCAATCATTGAAGAGAAAAATAAATTTGAAAAACCTGTTATTGTCGTTAATATGGGAGGTCCATCATTTGAAGCCGCAAATGATGTTTTAAGAGAAAACGGTATACCAACCTACGTATTCCCTGAAACTGCTGTAACTGCTCTTGAAGCAATGGTTAGATTCAAAAGATTAGAAGAAAGAACCTATGATGATGTAGTTGAAAAAGTAGATGATGTTGACAAAGATGCCGTTAAAGCAATATTTGATAAAGTCAAAGCTGATGGAAGAGACACATTACTTGGTAGTGAAGCTTATGCAGTAGCTGAAGCTTATGGAATTTCCGCAGCACCTATCAAATTATCCACATCTGCTGATGAAGCTGCAAGTTTGGCAGAAGAAATGGAATTCCCTGTTGTACTTAAAATCGCATCCGATAAAATTTTACACAAATCAGATATCGGCGGTGTAAAAGTAGGAATCTCCTCAGCTGAAGAAGCAAAAGCAACCTATGAAGAAATTATTGCAAACGCTAATAAAGCACACCCAGATATTGTTCCTGATGGTGTAGAAGTACAAAAAATGATGGATTCCGGTGAAGAAGTCATTGTAGGTATGATTCGTGACAAACAATTTGGTCCTATGATTGCATTCGGTATGGGTGGAATCTATGTAAACCTTATTGAAGACGTTTCATTCAACCTTGCAAAAGGAATGAGCTCTCAAGAAATTGATGAACAAATTAATTCAACCAAAGTATCCAAATTACTTGAAGGATACAGAGGTGAAGCTCCTTGTGATGTCGAAGAAGTTAAAGAAGCTATTAAAAGAGTAGCTAGATTAACCTTAGACTTCCCAGAAATATCTGAGTTAGACATTAACCCAATCTTCGTATACGAAGAAGGTTCATCTGCACTCGATATTAAAATCAAATTATAA
- a CDS encoding DUF447 domain-containing protein, translated as MSFDLEKIGIDTEERYECIYTTIDEKGIKNSAAIGLKYFGKDNIGCRIFEGSKTLENIQKSKRYVVNITQDPIIFTKSTIDKLPSEYYTDDEDIAILKDAGSYIIVNVVDIEEQKPENTPIDNDQSIFLIKGKIESVTINDETIKAYNRGLSGLIECLVNFSRYLIVDDEKRAVYMERVIENERMIGRIGDTQTKEAMKIIKKEYEKN; from the coding sequence ATGAGTTTTGATTTAGAAAAAATTGGAATTGACACCGAAGAAAGATACGAATGTATTTACACTACAATTGATGAAAAAGGCATTAAAAACTCTGCAGCAATTGGTTTAAAGTATTTTGGAAAAGACAATATAGGATGTAGGATATTTGAAGGATCAAAAACTCTGGAAAACATTCAAAAAAGCAAAAGATATGTTGTAAACATTACCCAAGATCCAATAATATTTACTAAATCCACAATCGACAAACTTCCAAGCGAATATTACACAGATGATGAGGACATTGCCATTTTAAAGGATGCAGGATCATATATAATCGTTAATGTGGTTGATATTGAAGAACAAAAACCTGAAAATACTCCAATCGACAATGACCAAAGCATATTTTTAATCAAAGGCAAGATTGAAAGTGTGACAATCAATGATGAAACTATCAAAGCTTATAATCGAGGATTATCCGGTTTAATTGAATGCTTAGTTAACTTTTCAAGATATCTAATTGTCGATGATGAAAAAAGAGCAGTTTACATGGAAAGAGTAATTGAAAACGAAAGGATGATTGGAAGAATTGGAGATACACAAACAAAAGAAGCTATGAAAATAATCAAAAAAGAATACGAAAAAAATTAA
- a CDS encoding ABC transporter substrate-binding protein: MNKKITFVLVLALAAFLVMGSASAGLFDFLGGGDNTVKIGYLPSDHDAALFVADKQGLYADKNITTELVQFNNGGDLMTAMASGEVDVGYVGIAPVLSSVSKGVPVKVISSAQTEGSGIVVTKDSGINSAADLKGKSIATPGEASIQHVLLSYYLKKNGLSTNDLNISAMKVPSMNDALKTKQIDGIITFQPYVSIAANDTSNVVLENSSGILPNHPCCVVVASDDFIKNHEDKAKDIVDIHKNATKFINDKVAAGNSSEVVKLLPEDIVSDAHLEANSLQSFPFISGIDNAFKADVDAFQKLEVDIGILNGTVSHDKLYWEA, translated from the coding sequence ATGAATAAAAAGATAACTTTTGTTTTAGTGTTGGCACTTGCTGCATTTTTGGTAATGGGTTCAGCTAGTGCAGGTCTTTTCGACTTCTTAGGGGGAGGAGACAACACTGTAAAGATAGGATATTTACCTTCAGACCACGACGCAGCATTGTTCGTCGCTGATAAACAAGGTTTATATGCTGATAAGAATATTACTACTGAACTTGTTCAGTTTAATAATGGTGGAGACTTGATGACCGCTATGGCTAGTGGTGAAGTCGATGTTGGATATGTAGGAATTGCTCCTGTTTTATCTTCTGTTTCAAAAGGAGTTCCTGTTAAAGTGATTTCCTCTGCTCAAACTGAAGGTAGTGGAATTGTTGTAACTAAAGATTCTGGAATTAATTCTGCAGCTGATTTGAAAGGTAAATCAATTGCAACTCCTGGTGAAGCTTCAATTCAGCATGTTTTACTTTCATACTACTTAAAAAAGAATGGATTATCAACAAATGATTTAAACATTTCCGCTATGAAAGTGCCTTCAATGAATGATGCTTTAAAAACCAAACAGATTGACGGTATTATTACTTTCCAACCTTATGTAAGTATTGCAGCAAACGATACTAGTAATGTTGTTTTGGAAAACTCTTCTGGAATTTTACCAAATCACCCATGTTGTGTAGTTGTCGCATCAGATGATTTCATTAAAAACCATGAAGACAAAGCTAAAGATATTGTAGATATCCATAAAAATGCTACTAAATTCATTAATGATAAAGTAGCCGCAGGTAATTCTTCTGAAGTTGTAAAACTTTTACCTGAAGATATTGTTTCAGATGCTCATTTAGAAGCAAATTCCCTACAAAGTTTCCCATTCATTTCTGGTATTGATAATGCTTTCAAAGCAGATGTGGATGCATTCCAAAAATTAGAAGTGGATATTGGTATCTTAAACGGTACTGTTTCTCACGATAAATTGTACTGGGAAGCATAG
- a CDS encoding MoaD/ThiS family protein, whose product MKFNLKFNDIDEERNLNDNYSIKNLFDDLSVSSQTIVAKQNGEIAVEESVINDGDTIQLIQIIYGG is encoded by the coding sequence ATGAAGTTTAATTTAAAATTCAATGATATTGATGAGGAAAGAAATTTAAATGATAATTATTCTATAAAAAATTTGTTTGATGATTTGAGCGTATCCAGCCAAACGATTGTTGCAAAGCAGAATGGTGAAATTGCTGTTGAGGAAAGTGTGATTAATGATGGTGATACAATTCAGTTGATTCAAATAATTTATGGAGGATAA
- the fdhD gene encoding formate dehydrogenase accessory sulfurtransferase FdhD — MEFLRQTEVIQWKDGEYQTIKENSVDDEYTYLFIDYLPPRKFSTYPIDLKDFAVGYCLGEGLIKDYSDIESITVDGTNLLISTKLSHDPEEDLEQDGIVQERKGNCEHACVCRLLEYQGVNSDNAGGIRSELKTIERNDSDLKINATQIIEDMEHLTDEAKIWQKTAGVHVAQLKYKDNIIIREDVSRHVAVDKVIGAAAKEGYDFSQCYVSYSGRMPADMLIKVIRVGIPIIISNAAPASSGIDVARAGNITMIGFVRDNRFTVFTAPERVNFEE; from the coding sequence ATGGAGTTTTTAAGACAAACTGAGGTAATCCAGTGGAAAGATGGTGAATACCAGACAATTAAGGAAAATAGTGTTGATGATGAATATACTTATCTGTTTATTGATTATTTGCCTCCCCGCAAGTTTTCAACTTATCCAATAGATTTAAAAGATTTTGCTGTAGGATATTGTCTCGGAGAAGGTTTAATAAAAGATTATAGTGATATCGAGTCAATAACAGTAGATGGAACAAACCTGCTAATTTCTACAAAGTTGAGCCATGACCCTGAAGAAGACCTGGAACAGGATGGTATTGTTCAAGAGAGAAAAGGCAACTGTGAACATGCATGTGTTTGCAGATTGCTGGAATATCAGGGGGTAAACTCAGATAATGCTGGAGGAATAAGATCAGAGTTGAAAACAATCGAGCGCAATGATTCGGATTTGAAGATTAATGCAACTCAGATTATTGAAGACATGGAACATTTGACAGATGAGGCAAAAATATGGCAAAAAACAGCAGGTGTGCATGTTGCCCAACTCAAGTATAAGGATAACATCATAATTCGTGAGGATGTAAGTCGTCATGTTGCAGTTGACAAGGTCATTGGAGCTGCTGCAAAAGAGGGTTATGATTTTAGTCAATGTTATGTTTCATACAGTGGAAGAATGCCTGCGGACATGCTGATAAAAGTAATCCGAGTAGGTATTCCCATAATCATTTCAAATGCTGCTCCAGCATCCTCTGGAATTGATGTTGCACGTGCAGGTAACATTACAATGATAGGTTTTGTAAGGGATAATCGTTTTACGGTTTTCACTGCACCTGAAAGAGTGAATTTTGAGGAATAG
- a CDS encoding glutamate--cysteine ligase — MNLANLSKLSSNEILEGSFGIEWESLRAKDDGKLSLTPHPAVFGDKLTNPLITTDFSESQIEIITPTFDTIDDAFENFSLLSDMVNASLPRDEYLWFQSIPCILPYWDQIPIAQYSEEGESSQKYREDLARRYGVKKQMISGVHFNFSFSERFLKKLYSLENDDLSFKDFKDDIYLKIARNYLRYCWLIIYLTGCSIGSHKTFSNDCIHLMDAKDDYGSYYSTKGPSFRNASCGYKNLKDLYPSYNSVNEFVGDINSFIDNGDLSEAKELYTQIRLKPKNPKDLLNSLKDSGIEYIEIRTLDINPFYQCGIVNRDMKFLHLFLIYMLVKDESDYLAWQNEAKINEERTAESGYVDSMRLLRDGCEVTLKDWAYEIINEMYVMCDKLKIDGFDTLNLMMNRVSNPDFTYGKMLLSLIEQHGYINTHIMLSKNNKQISRDNLRNCDVDSCDEVKKYFDVALAGK; from the coding sequence ATGAATTTAGCGAATTTATCTAAATTATCTTCAAATGAAATTTTGGAAGGTTCATTTGGTATTGAATGGGAATCTTTAAGGGCAAAAGATGATGGCAAATTATCTTTAACACCTCATCCTGCTGTTTTTGGAGATAAACTTACAAATCCTTTAATTACGACTGATTTTTCTGAAAGTCAAATAGAAATAATAACTCCTACCTTTGACACTATTGATGATGCATTTGAAAACTTTTCATTATTGTCGGATATGGTAAATGCCTCACTTCCTCGGGATGAGTATCTTTGGTTTCAGTCAATTCCATGTATTTTGCCGTATTGGGACCAAATTCCAATAGCGCAGTACTCCGAGGAAGGTGAATCATCACAAAAGTATCGTGAAGATCTCGCCCGCAGATATGGTGTTAAAAAACAGATGATTTCAGGAGTCCATTTTAACTTTTCGTTTTCTGAAAGATTCTTAAAAAAATTATACTCTCTGGAAAATGATGATTTAAGCTTTAAGGATTTTAAAGATGACATTTACTTAAAGATAGCCAGAAATTATTTGAGATATTGCTGGCTGATTATTTATCTGACTGGATGTTCAATCGGTTCTCATAAAACATTTTCAAATGATTGCATTCACTTGATGGATGCTAAGGACGATTACGGCAGTTATTACTCCACCAAAGGTCCTTCATTTAGAAATGCTTCTTGCGGATATAAAAATTTAAAAGATTTGTATCCTTCCTATAATTCTGTTAATGAATTCGTAGGTGATATTAACAGTTTCATTGATAATGGGGATTTGTCTGAAGCAAAAGAGTTATACACTCAAATTAGACTAAAACCAAAAAATCCTAAAGACTTATTGAATTCCTTAAAGGACAGTGGTATAGAATATATTGAAATAAGAACATTGGATATTAATCCGTTTTATCAATGTGGAATTGTAAATCGTGATATGAAATTCCTGCATTTGTTTTTGATTTATATGCTTGTCAAAGATGAATCGGATTATCTGGCTTGGCAAAATGAAGCTAAAATCAATGAGGAAAGAACTGCCGAATCTGGTTATGTTGATTCAATGAGATTATTGAGGGACGGTTGTGAAGTAACCCTTAAAGATTGGGCTTATGAAATTATAAATGAAATGTATGTTATGTGTGATAAATTGAAAATAGATGGGTTTGATACTTTGAATTTAATGATGAATCGTGTTTCAAATCCGGATTTTACTTATGGTAAAATGCTTTTAAGTTTAATCGAGCAACATGGTTACATCAACACTCACATAATGTTATCTAAAAATAATAAGCAAATTAGCAGGGATAATTTGAGAAATTGTGACGTTGACAGTTGTGATGAAGTTAAAAAGTATTTCGATGTAGCATTGGCAGGCAAATAA